From a single bacterium genomic region:
- a CDS encoding GNAT family N-acetyltransferase, protein MNLRTNLKLMAGRLIGPALTLYRKIPPSLRFPSKIIDFFCWLKGLVLLNLWIITGIEPGSDRNLVIGYAGMEKNKNYLADQLFHGAFTEQHAGRIWFWNGSDVLKKRGYTCSLMVTELMRVFFRRLKGRKAVFVPDWVDGNVDISDENTLYRKHKSLESDLRRVRKFELDYEITKDPRLVDEFYYQMYQPYILRVHRDRAFLLTHDCYLEKMKKGELLLIKKGEERIAGTVLFYAKKVAYLWILGAKEGDTDYVKEGAFGALFYYSIHHVKGKGFNEVNFGKTRAFLNNGIIQFKAKRGIHILESSRMGFSLEPLTELSHLSDFFIRNPFIFEDKTGLNGALFFAEDHVFSEKDLDWLAKNYFLAGLSKLFLYQFGRVNDAFQTMIPADYADKMFIRSVDTLLHPHSG, encoded by the coding sequence ATGAACCTCAGAACCAATCTTAAGCTGATGGCCGGAAGACTTATAGGACCGGCCTTAACGCTGTATCGGAAAATCCCTCCTTCCCTTCGGTTTCCCTCCAAAATCATCGACTTTTTTTGCTGGTTGAAGGGGCTGGTCCTGTTAAACCTGTGGATCATCACAGGGATCGAGCCGGGCAGCGACCGGAACCTCGTCATCGGCTATGCCGGTATGGAAAAAAATAAAAATTATCTGGCTGATCAGCTTTTTCACGGCGCCTTTACGGAACAGCATGCCGGCAGAATCTGGTTCTGGAACGGTTCAGACGTGCTAAAAAAAAGGGGTTATACCTGTTCCCTGATGGTCACCGAATTGATGCGGGTATTTTTCAGGCGGTTGAAAGGCCGCAAGGCCGTCTTTGTGCCTGATTGGGTGGACGGCAACGTCGATATCTCCGATGAAAACACGCTCTACCGCAAACATAAGAGCCTGGAGTCCGATTTGCGCCGGGTTCGAAAATTTGAATTGGACTATGAAATCACCAAGGATCCCCGACTGGTGGATGAATTCTATTATCAGATGTATCAGCCCTATATACTCAGAGTGCACCGGGACCGGGCTTTTCTTCTCACGCACGACTGCTATTTGGAGAAAATGAAAAAAGGGGAATTACTGCTGATAAAAAAAGGCGAAGAGAGAATAGCCGGTACGGTCCTGTTCTACGCCAAAAAAGTCGCATATCTTTGGATCCTGGGCGCCAAGGAGGGCGATACGGACTATGTCAAGGAAGGCGCTTTCGGCGCTCTGTTCTATTATTCCATTCACCATGTAAAAGGGAAAGGCTTTAACGAGGTCAATTTCGGCAAGACGCGGGCTTTTCTCAACAACGGCATCATTCAGTTCAAAGCAAAACGCGGAATACACATCCTTGAGAGTTCCAGAATGGGCTTCAGCCTTGAACCTTTGACGGAACTATCCCACCTGTCGGACTTTTTCATCCGCAATCCATTTATCTTTGAAGACAAGACAGGATTGAACGGCGCTCTGTTTTTCGCCGAGGACCATGTGTTTTCGGAAAAGGACCTCGATTGGCTGGCGAAAAACTATTTTCTCGCCGGGCTGTCAAAGCTGTTCCTCTATCAATTCGGCAGGGTGAATGATGCCTTTCAGACGATGATTCCTGCGGACTATGCAGACAAAATGTTCATTCGTTCTGTTGATACCCTGCTGCATCCTCATTCAGGTTAA